The Setaria italica strain Yugu1 chromosome IX, Setaria_italica_v2.0, whole genome shotgun sequence genome has a window encoding:
- the LOC101778372 gene encoding lipid phosphate phosphatase delta: MEAAVAGAGGAGLTRWQAAALSAVAGWVWAASFYDLTRRARALVQPWVTRRVHAETPAILRFQRLQHKLLDNFFSVLSCVVSVPFYTGFLPLLFWSGHNKLARQMTLLMALCDYLGNSVKDMISAPRPCSPPVRRVTATEDEKENAMEYGLPSSHALNTVCLMGYLLHYVLTYGDAGNVMIAAGLSLAFLFVMLIGIARIYLGMHSLIDVIAGICFGIVILAFWLVVHDHVDAFVVSGQNVASFWAGLSLLMCFAYPKPEFPTPSFEYHTAFNGVAFGIVYGIQQTYFHFHTPDAPLIFSSRLPLLAFAGRVLVGIPTILVVKFCSKALSKWLLPVMCSTLGIPIVSSCYVPALKVDNSSKNKPDAKQGAGYLQRVFSLFPQKAYDVDTGIRFVQYASLAWSVVDLVPAIFTHLNL; this comes from the exons ATGGAGGCGGCGGTCGCGggtgcgggcggcgcggggctgACCAggtggcaggcggcggcgctgtcggCGGTGGCCGGGTGGGTCTGGGCGGCCTCGTTCTACGACCTCACGCGCCGGGCGCGCGCGCTGGTCCAGCCATGGGTCACGCGCCGTGTGCACGCCGAGACGCCGGCAATCCTCAGGTTTCAG AGGTTGCAACACAAGTTGCTGGACAATTTCTTCTCTGTGCTGTCATGCGTTGTCTCTGTTCCCTTCTACACGGgattcctccctctcctcttctgG AGTGGACACAACAAGCTGGCTAGGCAGATGACCCTCCTCATGGCTTTATGTGATTACCTCGGGAACTCTGTCAAG GACATGATATCAGCTCCTCGTCCATGCTCTCCTCCTGTTAGAAGAGTAACAGCCACTGAAGATGAGAAGGAAAATGCCATGGAATATGGGCTTCCATCATCGCATGCTCTCAATACTGTTTGTTTGATGGG ATATCTATTACATTATGTCCTCACATATGGAGATGCTGGCAATGTTATGATTGCTGCTGGTTTATCTTTAGCTTTCTTGTTTGTTATGCTAATTGGCATTG CAAGGATATATTTGGGTATGCACAGCTTGATCGATGTTATTGCTGGAATTTGTTTTGGCATTGTCATCCTAGCATTCTGGTTGGTTGTCCATGACCATGTTGATGCCTTTGTTGTGTCTGGGCAAAACG TTGCATCCTTCTGGGCAGGCCTTTCTCTATTGATGTGCTTTGCATACCCGAAGCCAGAATTCCCGACTCCTAGCTTTGAATACCATACAGCATTCAACGGAGTCGCTTTCGGAATT GTCTACGGCATCCAGCAAACCTACTTCCATTTCCACACCCCTGACGCCCCCCTCATCTTCAGCTCGCGACTGCCCCTGCTTGCATTCGCAGGGCGTGTCCTCGTCGGGATCCCGACCATCCTGGTTGTGAAGTTCTGCAGCAAGGCGCTGTCCAAGTGGCTGCTGCCTGTCATGTGCAGCACCCTGGGCATCCCCATTGTATCATCTTGCTATGTTCCTGCCCTGAAAGTCGACAACAGCAGCAAGAACAAGCCTGATGCGAAGCAGGGTGCCGGGTACCTCCAGAGGGTGTTTTCCCTCTTCCCTCAGAAGGCCTACGACGTGGACACAGGCATCAGGTTCGTGCAATACGCCAGCCTCGCGTGGTCCGTGGTCGACCTGGTGCCAGCCATATTCACCCATCTAAATTTGTAG
- the LOC101778772 gene encoding serine/threonine-protein phosphatase PP2A-2 catalytic subunit gives MSSPHGGLDDQIERLMQCKPLPEPEVRALCDKAKEILMEESNVQPVKSPVTICGDIHGQFHDLAELFRIGGKCPDTNYLFMGDYVDRGYYSVETVTLLVALKVRYPQRITILRGNHESRQITQVYGFYDECLRKYGNANVWKTFTDLFDYFPLTALVESEIFCLHGGLSPSIETLDNIRNFDRVQEVPHEGPMCDLLWSDPDDRCGWGISPRGAGYTFGQDISEQFNHTNNLRLIARAHQLVMEGFNWAHEQKVVTIFSAPNYCYRCGNMASILEVDDCREHTFIQFEPAPRRGEPDVTRRTPDYFL, from the exons ATGAGCAGCCCCCATGGCGGCCTCGACGACCAGATCGAGCGGCTCATGCAGTGCAAGCCGCTCCCCGAGCCCGAG GTCAGAGCGCTGTGTGACAAGGCGAAGGAGATTCTGATGGAGGAAAGCAATGTTCAG CCTGTAAAGAGTCCGGTTACAATTTGTGGTGATATTCATGGACAATTTCACGATCTTGCTGAACTCTTCCGAATTGGTGGAAAg TGTCCAGATACAAACTACTTGTTTATGGGAGATTATGTTGACCGTGGCTACTATTCTGTTGAAACTGTTACG CTTTTGGTGGCTTTAAAAGTTCGCTATCCTCAGAGGATCACCATTCTCAGAGGAAACCACGAAAGCCGACAG ATCACTCAAGTTTATGGATTCTATGATGAGTGCTTAAGGAA GTATGGAAACGCAAACGTCTGGAAAACCTTTACGGACCTATTTGACTACTTCCCCTTGACGGCATTG GTCGAGTCAGAAATATTCTGCTTGCATGGTGGATTATCACCATCTATCGAGACCCTTGATAACATCCGCAACTTCGATCGTGTTCAAGAAGTTCCTCATGAAGGTCCAATGTGCGATCTTCTGTGGTCTGATCCAGATGATCGATGTGGTTGGGGTATTTCTCCACGTGGTGCTGGATATACCTTTGGACAG GATATATCGGAGCAGTTCAACCATACCAATAACTTAAGGCTTATTGCTAGAGCTCACCAATTGGTCATGGAGGGATTCAATTGGGCTCAT GAGCAAAAGGTCGTGACTATATTTAGCGCACCTAATTATTGCTACCGCTGTGGGAACATGGCGTCTATCTTAGAAGTGGATGATTGCAGGGAGCACACTTTCATCCAG TTTGAGCCAGCCCCAAGAAGGGGAGAGCCAGATGTAACTCGTAGGACACCTGACTATTTCCTGTGA